The Pandoraea apista genomic interval CACCACAAACTGCCGATTCAGGCGATTCGGAATGTCCATGCGCTCGATGGTGGCTCGCTTGTAGGCGTGGCTGCTCGGTTGTTTGCAGATCAGTCCAAGCTCCGCCATCAATCGACTGACCTTGAAACGTCCGATGGCAATGCCTTGCTCACGCATCATTCCCACGATGCTGCGGCTGCCCGCTGAGCTACGGCTTTCGACGAACAATTCATGCACACGACTGCGTTGGGACAGACGTATCGGGTCGACACGCTGGCACCACTGACGATAGGCGTACAAGCAATATCGTGGAAGCTCGAACAGTGCGCAGAGTCAGGCTATGGGCTCACCTTTGGCGAGTTGCTCAATCAGCGCGTACGTTCGATCCCTTCCGCCATTAAGAGCGCGGTGGCTTTTTTTAAAATGGCCTTCTCGCGCTCAAGGCGATCGATGCGAGCCTCAAGCTCCTGGATACGCTGCTGCTCTGGCGTGAGGGCCTTGCTCTGAGGGGTAACACCCCGGCGCTCAAGCTGGCGCTGATCAACCCATCGGCGCAAAACGGACTCGGCAACGCCGACAGACCGGCATGCATCCACGTGGCTGTAGCCCTGATCAAGGGCCAGTGCCGCAGCGTTGCGTTTGAACTCAGGGGAAAACGATCGACGTTGTTTGGTCATCAGACGCCTCTTCATGGCGAGCATTCTCGCCTAAATGAGTGTCCGGAGGGATTAGACCACTACACTTTCGCCTGCTCGGTCATCGAGGTGTCTGACGGCTCCTGCAATGCCCGCTTCGGCGGGCACCTTCAAGAGAGCAGATCCGCGTCGGCGCGGCGACGTTAAATAGCCCGTATCCCTCTTCCCCGATCTGATCAGGATCTCGGGTCTGCTCTCTTGAGGGTGAATGCTAAGGTATCGAGGCAATGTCAGGCGCTCGAATACCTATTTCAACTGGTCCCTCAGCTTCTGCTTCACATGCTCGGCCAGCGATACGAGGTTGTTACCGTATTCTGATTTTCCATCCAGGATCGTTGCCTCATTCGCAAGCCCCTCGGCTTGGATTTCCTGAGTGGTCTTCCCGGCCATCGCTCCGTACTTCATCGCTGCTTCTTTGAAGCCCTTCTGACTGAGGATCCAACCTGCCAGAACGAGTTGCTCCTTGTCATAGTTTTCTTTGAAGGCGGGAATCGCGCCCGCGATGACTGCCAAGGGCTCCGTGAGCAGCTTTTCGTAGTACTCGACCTTTTCGCGCAGCAGGTTGTAACTCGCCCTGTCGATCATGCCCGCGCCGCTGAAGTCAGTCGTCGCAGCCGAGGCTCGGCGATTTGCCTCGCTCTTTAGCCGATCGATCTCCTGCTGTTTTCGTTGCAGGTCTGCGTTCTTGTAAAGGGAATCTACAAAAAGATATCCCTTGGCAAATTCGTCACTCATGAGACGCCCTTCGTCTTAATTTCGGCGAAGCTCATCTTACTACAACGATGTCCATTCTCCTGATACTGCTGCCGCTCCCCTGGGCGCGAGCGGCGGCTTACCCGCGCCCTCCCCGCTCGACGCGGCGGCGCATTCGATCAACGACTAACCCGCGGTGCCTATGGACTACGGCTAGGGGCGCTAAATGCGCCCACTTCATTCAGTGACCGCCCCAGTGCGGCACCGACGTTAGAGCCCGACGAAACGCGGCACGGGATCAAAGTTGCCCGATGGCTGGAGGAGTGCCCGCCCTCTTTACGCCAGATGACGGCGCCCAAAGTTGACCGGTAGTAGAGCGAGCCTGACTGCTCACAGGCCCATGGCGGACATGGTTAAAGCCACATCGCCCCGGTGTTCTGCCGGGGTGTTCATTACCTCTCTGGAGGATTCCCATGTTTGATCTTTCGATCAGCCAGTATCACGCTGGCTGGCACGACGCTATGCGCGGCGAGCCATGCCGATCCACCGATCTCGCGTACCGCCTCGGCTATCGCGACACTTCCCACTGAGGCCCGCGCATGCTTGATCGCATCCTGATCTTGACCGTCAACGGCGCCGACAAGTGGATTCGCGCTCACCAGCCGGCCGCCTGGACGATCTGGGGCGCTCTCCTCGTCGTATGCCTCTATGTGAGGTGGAAGCATGGCGTATGACGTCTGCCGCAAAACGAGCCGCTGACGGCCGCGCGTAGAAGAGCTGCGCCCTCTCATGAATCACCAGCCGTCCCGGCTTCCTTCCAGACCAGGCTCCCCGCGCGTCCGCGAGGAGTTCGAAGCCAGGCAGGCGCGCCGCGACGCTCTCGAAAAACACGCGCCCATCCTGATTACCGCCCTCGCCTTCTTCATCAAGGCCATCGCTCAACCTGACGAGTAAGCGCCGCCTCGCGGGCAACAGAGGAGCGGAAATCGTGAAATTACGACGCCCCATTTAGCCGATCAAGCGACTTGCACACCTCAGCGATGATGCTGTTCGCCACATCCTGCTCGGATTGATCCTTCGCCAACTGGCGCTGGCCCTGCGCCTTCGGAAACGGTCGGCCAGTGGCGTGTTCCGTAACCGTAACGAGTATTCGCCATTGCGTTGGGCACTCGTCAACGGTGACGTATATCTCAAAGCCATTGTGATGCAGGTGATGAACCGCCATACCGGTCTCCTTCCGTTTCGAGGAATCCGAGCATGATCAGAGATCAGTTCATTCTCGACATTTCCGACAAGTTGATCATCGATAACTTCGCCGGCGGCGGTGCGAGCTGCGGCATTGAGCTGGCGCTCAGCCGCCACGTCGACCACGCGATCAACCATGATCCCGAGGCCGTCGCCATGCACGCGATGCCCCCCCCGCAGACCGAGCATCACTGCGAATCTGTGTGGGACGTCGAGGCGAGCGATTCTCGGGTTCTCATCAAGTGCGGAAGCTGTGGAATTCGGCACTGAAACGCGCGGGCGTGCGATACAGAAACCCATATCAAACCCGACACATATACGCGCCAATGATACTGTCGGCGGGCGAACACCCGATGTGGGTGGCGAAGCAAATGGGGCATGCGGACTGGACGATGATCGCGCGCGTCTACGGCCGATGGATGCCGACGGCGGACTTGAAGGCGGGGGATAAAGCCGTTGAGAAGTTCGCCAAAAATGCTGGCACGGATGCTGGCATTTCTGGAGAAAAACAGGCAAAAACCGGCTAGATTTTTGCCAGCCTCAAAATAAAACCCGATGATTTATAAGGGTTTTTTGGTGCGAGGAAGGGGACTCGAACCCCAATCCAAGCACCTTCATGCCCAATGAAATCAGTGACTTAGCTTGAGTGCGTCACGTCGAAAGACAAGCGTGGGTGACACAGGGAAACTGATTGTATCACGCAGGCTGCGCGGTCGCGTGGAGTGGTCATGAAAAGACATCGCCAATTGATTACTCACGTTCGACGCACAAGAAAATCGCTCACTCAATGGCAGGTTAGTGGACAGACTCGATCAATCAAGCGCCTACGAACGTCTTCCGGAATTTTCAACAGCCTACCAGCCATCAATAGACCATGCCGTATTGGTTGTTTGCGCCCCCCTAGACGAAGCCGCGATGCAGTGTAGCTGCCGATTGCTCGACTGCTCGCTGCGCCAACATCGGCAGCGCTCAGCCTCGAAATCTTCACAGATTCGTCCATAACAATAGTAGTGCTAAACTAAGCAACCTATCCGGTAAATTTCTTACTGAATTTATCAGATACTTATCTCTATTCTTGCGATTTTAAAACGCTGGAAATGTGACTCACCAACAATAATCCGGCGACACGACAACGCACGATTCACAAAGTGAACGGGGGCTCCTTTGGCAAAAGTAAAAAATCCCATCCTATTCTCAACGCATTTTGGAATAGACCCAGCCGCCTTTGAGGAGGCTGGCCTAATAGACCCATTCCTAAACGTCGATACTCAGTTGTTCATCGATCCGGTTTTGCTCGAAAAGTCATCACACTCTGAGATTAGCAAGGAGGCCCTCGCAGCTTTCCATGAGCATTTCTCAAAGTTCATTCGACTATTGGATATATCGGAGAAGGAGGGGGATGCCGCGTGGAAAGGTGCACGTAAGTTACTTGACCTCAGTGAGCCGCCCGACAATGGGCTTGGTTACGGCGGAAGTCGACGCGGAGGGGCATCGAGGCCGGATGCTATACGCGAAGCGATCATGCGGACGTCGAAGGACATTATCCGACTCGGGAGTAAAGACCCAGACATGTTGGGGTTGATGGGTTTTTTCGAGGAGAACGTCGGCCCTGACACCATCAGCGACTTTACGACGAGGGTAATAGTCGAGGCGCTGTCTCGAATTACTGAAGAATTCTGCAAAGTGCACGGCGTTCCCACCAGCCATGGAAACGGCGAGTCGAGATACGGCCTTCCATCCTTTGATCTTGGCGATGGGAGGGTACGGACGGTGATCTTGGTGCCTCAGGACATCGTCAGAGAACTGCCAATAGCAAACGATTTTTCAGAAGTCTATGCAGCCATTGAAGCGACCAATAGAATCCGTGATCGAGTTAATGCTTTTTTAGGGTTGGCAGCAAAGACGTCATTAACAGAGAAAAAGGCCGCAGTTCGAAAAGCCGCCCTCGAATCTGAGCAGCTATTCTCCGAATTCATGGGGGCGATCAAACAGTTTGCCACGTCGTACGCGGACTCCGATGACAGCTTAGGCTACAAAAAACTGAAAGAGATTCTGTCGTCCGATCCGGATCAATACAAGAGCTCTACGAAGTTCAACTTGAATTCTGGCATCGAAGAAGTTATCAAAGTTGTCAAGGAAACGATTTCCATGTTTCAGCATCATGTTGAGAAGGGAAATTTGTGGGAGGAGCTTTGGGTCAACGGAGAGCCTAAGAAGGAGCGGGCCGCCCAGTTGATTTACTTCGCGATTGCTGACTCATTTTGCCGCGCAAATAACGTCGACATATCGCCCGAGGCGAATATGGGAGGTGGCCCCATAGATTTCAAGTTCAGCCACGGATACGAGGCGCGGGTACTTGTCGAAATGAAGCGTTCAATGGGTTCTGTGCGCCACGGATATGAAAAGCAGCTTGAACACTACAAGGACGCCGCCCGAACGTTCCATGGAATCTACGTGGTCATAGATTTCGGTGATCTCGGGGGTAAGTTGCTCGACATCCAGCAAATTCGAGCGCGGCGGATTGCTGCAGGTGAATCGGCATCGGAGATTGTGGTCATTGACGCCTCTCCAAAGGCGTCGGCCAGTAAGCGCAAATGATGCCGCAGGCCTCGCACCCTTGCGCTTGAGTACGCAGTGCGAGGTCACGTCAGGATTAACCGGCCCCGACGAGCGGTCCGTGTGTTGAAACGGATTCGCTACTTGAGCCATCAATAGACCATGCCGTATTGGTTATTCACGATGCCCTCTGCGATGCCGCGAAGCTGCGCAGCGCGTGCCGGTTGTTCAGATGCTCTCTGTGCCCGCATCTTGGCCGCTTCGGCCTCCGTGACCTTCATACGGTATCCGTAGTTCAGGGTGTACTGATTGTGCTGCGGGTCGTAGACCGCATACACGCCCGGAGGCAAGTTGTCCTTGAAGAACGCCGCAGCCTCCTTTGGATCTTTCGGGACTTCGCCGTGAATCAGTTCGCCCCGGCGTTTCCCCGGCTTCAGGTAGAAGTCAGGGTCATCGAAGTTGTTCGGCGTCTGTTCCGTGACACCCTCGTCCGCAGCACGACGCACGGCGATCTTCTGACCTCCGTGAAGGATGATGGGGTTGTCGAGGGAGTCGTGGATTTGCGAGAGGCCCGTGCCGTCCGGGCGCTTCAGGGACAGGCCAGCCGAATCGGTGACGATGCCGGGTAGCGCCTCACTGAGATCGCGGAGATCGCCCTGCGCCGTCTTGAACGGGTCTTCATACTGGCCCGCCGCATTCGCCATCGGAAACGACGAATAGATCGGCGCGTAGCCCTTCGCAGTCGAGTAAGGGTGGTCGGGGCTGGTATTGATCGGCACGCCCACAGCGCGGCCCCTACCGCCGAACGGATCGTCAATGATCTTGACTGTTCCGTTCATGCCGACCGTTGCCATGCGGGTTCCCTTGAAGACCGTCGCCGCGTTCTCCACAGCGACATCAAAGTCCACCTGCCCATTGGCTCGCTGCGCCATCAGTTGCTGGAGTACGATTCCGTGAAACTGCTGACGCATATCTGAACTCATGGACGTATTGGGGTTCCAGATGAGACCGGTTCGCCCTACGTCCGCCAGCATGGCCTTGCCCATCGCCTTGTCCACAGCAACGTCGATGTCCGCCTGCTTCTTACCGGGCAGGAGCGGTTGCCAGTTGATGGACCCGCCGTTGCCGACCTTCTCCAGTAGCTTCGCGTCCATGCCGCCATCGCGGATTGACTTGTAGACCTGTGAGACGTCGCCGTTGGTCGGGGCGAGCGCCTTGACGCCCCAGTACATCGCCGAGGCTTCATCGTCCTTGCCGAGATACTGACCGAACGCGTGGTCGCCCACTTGATCGTGGATACGGTCCATGATTCGCCACGCACGCGCGGCGCGGTCAGGACTACCCGACTTGATCGCCGAGGATAGGTCTCGTTGGATTCGAACGGGCATCGTGCCTCCCGAGATGTCCCGGATGCCCGGTGCCGTCACCCAGCCCACAAACTCAGCGCCTGCTTGATCGGACGCAAGAGGATCAGGGAGACCGGCGTTGCCTTGCATTGAGGCGTACAGCGCCGGAAATCGTTGCCCGCCGTCCTGCCCGATCTTCCGAACTAGGTACGGCTCATAGCCCGTCTTCCTTAGTTCGTCAGGATCTACGCCCAACAGCGCCGCTATCGTATTAATGTTATGCGTGCCGCGATGCCCTTGCTCGGCGAGACTAAACGCGTTGATGACTGCCTGTTGCTTCGAGGCGGCTTGCAACCCTTCTATGACATGCCCAAACTTATCGATACCGACGCCGTGGTTGGCGTCGACGCGCTGGGCTTTGTACAGCAGTTCCGCCCAATCCTGTGGGGTAGCGTTGGGATTCATCTTGAGCGCAGCGGCTGCGAGGCGAATTCCGTCCACCTCCCGCGCCGCCTGTACCGACTTGACGGTCTGGATCTGGCGCACGGCATCGTGCGACATCTTGTCGTACTCCACCGGATTGCGGTCGGCCCAGCCAGATGTCGCAAGGACGTTCAGGTAATTCAGGGCTTGCGTCTTGTTGCGCACGCTGCCCATGAAACTACCGATCATCTTGTCGGACAACGCGCGGTTGCCATGCGTTACGGCGTCCACCTGCTGCGTGAGCGTGGCGAAACCTGCCTCGGTCATCCCAAGGGGCGAGTTGATCTGGTTTGCTGCCGCGTTCTGGATCTCGACGGTCTGGTTCTGCTCCTGAGTCTGGGCGATGTGCTCCTTCGCCTGAGCGATCATCGACTGCGCCGCAGGGGCATAGCGTCCGGCGAGCGCCGCATCAAAGTCCACGTCTCCCGTGCCTGTACCGAAGAAGTCCTTGGAGACTTGCTTTGCAACGGCTTCCGGATCGACGGAGCCATCCTGCGGCATGCTGCGCAAACGTGCGGCCAATTCCTGCGTCATCTCGGACGCATGGTTCTGAGCGAACGCCTGCTGGTACGCGGCGTGATACGACTCACGCCCGTCTGCTGCGGCGTCGGGAGCCTTACCTGCCGTGTAGTCGGCAATCCCTTGCTTCTCCAGCGCCGCGTTCTCACGCTCGATGTTCGCAAGGCGGCCCTGCTCCACTGTCTGGTTGACCCGCGCCGCCGTGTTGTTCAGATTCTGGAAGAAGCCGCCGAACGAATTCGACAGGGACTGGAGCGCCGAGACTTGCCCGGACGCGTCCACACGGCCTACGGTGAATTGCTGCGGAGTCGTCGTGACACTTGGTGCCGCCGTGATGTCCGGTTGCGTCAACGGGGTATTGCGGTACTGCTGCTGTTGTTGGCCTGCCATGATTAATTTGGGGTGTAAAGGTTGACGGTTACAGGGATTCCTGCTGGGCCTTGTGGACGGCGCGTAGCTTCTCAAGCGCCTCGGCGGGACTTAGGTTGTCCCGTGCCCACGATGGGACTGGCTGGGTATCTACCAACGTAGTAGACATTGCCGTCTGTCCGGCTCGATTGATGCGCTCGATTGCGGCCTTGGCGGAATAGCTGTGTGGGTAGCCCTTCGGGTATGGGTGCTGGTGAAGCCACAGGGAATGGTTGAAAGCCTTAGACAGCCTGCGTTCTCGGCGGGCCTTGTCGGCTTCGTCCATGCCCTTGAGGTAGGCGGGGTCCATCAGACGTCGCCAACGTTCTACAGGTCGGTTCTTGGCCCGTAGGCGTCGCTTCGATTCCGTCGCGGCCTCGGGATCACTGCGATACTTCGCGACGGCGTTGGCTCTCATGCAGTCCTTGCACTTGCTCGACCAATGGCCCCGCGTCCAGACGGGGCGATCATCTCGGGTGTAAAAAGCGTCCACGGAGAGCAAGTGACGGCACTGGGAACACTGGGCGGCTGTGCGGGCTACGTGGTTCCGGGGAACGAATGGATATACGAAGGTCATGGCCTCATGTCCTTTAGGCAAAAAACACGGGACCGCATAGGCGGGCGTGTGCACGCGGTAGCGCCCGACGGGGGTATTTACTTTGGCAGTACGATTGGGGCCGGAAACGAAAAAGGCCGCTTTCGCGGCCACGGTGTATAAAACACGATGCGCTACTTCAGTGGCGACACACCTGTACGTTCGTCAGGTCGAACGGGTCGGCCTGCAAGTAGCTATCGCCGTCTTTCAAGCAATGCAGCGCGGCCACAACGTCATACGAGTGTGTGCCGCTCGCGTAACGCGACGAAGTTTTGTGTGCCCGAATAGCGCCCGTTTCAGGATCTCGGAACCAGCGGGTTCGCCGTAGGCCCAGCACTTTCGCCAGATATTCCCAATCTCCCCGGCGAATCTTGGCGGCATGGTGCGGCTCTCCAACAAGCGGGACGTACATGAACTCGTCCATGCCCCATGCTCGATGGAACAGACGCGCCCAATTGCAGCGACGCCCATTGACGCTCTCACGTTGTATGTCCTGCTCAACAGACGCCCGTACACCGTCTCTATCGGTCTCGAATGTGGCAATTAGGCCCCGGGGCTTCCCATGAGCGAGCGGGACGCCCCTGCGGGTTTGGCGGCAAACTCGCGCAGCTTCGGGACCATCTGGTCTACGTGCAGCTTCGTGATCGCGTGAATCTCATCGGCCTCTGCGCGGGCCTGCAGGGCGAATGCGGCGCGGCGTTTCATTTCCTCGTAATTGTCCTCAAGCGCGATGCGGATGTGCGACTTGTGAATGGTGGTCATGCTGGGTTGGTTCCTTGTGAAAATGTGGCTGGTAAGTCAACAAAAGAAAAAGGCCCGCCGAAGCGAGCCTTTGGTACGGGGTGGTCAACCTGTGGGACTTTGTCCTCTGTGCAGCCCATCGAGGACCGCTGCCGCCTCCCTGCCAGTGTTGTCAGGACAGAGATGCGCGTACTTCTTCGTCATCGACGGATCGGCATGGCCGAGCATGTGCGAGACCTTCAGCAGCGACACGCCCGCCTGCACCAGTCGGGACGCGTAGGTGTCCCGGAAGGTATGCGGCGTCACCCGGTCAGCAGTCGGGTCATCGTTGAGACCACACGCATCAATCGCCGCCTGAATCGCGCCGGTCGCGTGACCTCGGCAGGAGTCCTCGCGGGCCCAAGCAGACTTACCGGTCCCGATGGTCTCGTGCGCAGGGAACACGAAAGTCCTAGGGGTGTCATCCCGATTCATCTTGACCTTCCGCGCCTTCAGGACTTTCAGCGCCCGCTGTGTCAGCCGAAGGCCACCTTCGTTATCCACCTTTGAGCGGTACAGGAACACCACGCCAGCATCGAGGTCCACCTGTTGCCAGCGCATCCCGGCGATCTCGTTGTAACGCGCCCCAGTGTCCAGCAGCACGGTCACTAGATCCAGATTGTCCGCTGCCGAATCCTCGTCGTCGCTCACACGCGAAGCGAGATACGACAGCAGGCGCGTCTCCTCCTCGATATTGAGCCAGCGCAGCTTACCTTTAGACTCGCGCATCTTCAGCGACGCCGCCCGGTTGTACCGATCTGACCAGATGATCGGCTTGGATGGCAGCGAAATGCTCAGGCTGGCCGCGTATCCCATGAGGGTGCGCACGAGGCTTATTTCACGGTTGATCGTCGCGGCGCTATTCCCCTCGCGGAGCCGTGCCCCCTTCAGTTCGACCAAAGTCGCCTGAGTCATCTCGTGGACCATCAGCGTCTTGGGCAGGCCGTAGC includes:
- a CDS encoding integrase, with protein sequence MWVAKQMGHADWTMIARVYGRWMPTADLKAGDKAVEKFAKNAGTDAGISGEKQAKTG
- a CDS encoding tyrosine-type recombinase/integrase; this encodes MTLYKRPGSDIWYYEFAIAKVRYRGTTHTTSKREATEYELEKRKLVLDERRLVQLGIKRSTLFAIAQKWVDATALTNKDHKNNASRVRKLFGEELRQVGKAWELVEGARYGLPKTLMVHEMTQATLVELKGARLREGNSAATINREISLVRTLMGYAASLSISLPSKPIIWSDRYNRAASLKMRESKGKLRWLNIEEETRLLSYLASRVSDDEDSAADNLDLVTVLLDTGARYNEIAGMRWQQVDLDAGVVFLYRSKVDNEGGLRLTQRALKVLKARKVKMNRDDTPRTFVFPAHETIGTGKSAWAREDSCRGHATGAIQAAIDACGLNDDPTADRVTPHTFRDTYASRLVQAGVSLLKVSHMLGHADPSMTKKYAHLCPDNTGREAAAVLDGLHRGQSPTG